A genomic window from Xylanibacillus composti includes:
- a CDS encoding phage terminase small subunit-related protein: MARARDPNRDKAKEIWLQHGGQITNRRIAELLGVDEKKVAVWKQRDKWNVVQQSDSNVVQQKKKGAPKGNKNAVGNKGGAPKGNQNAKGNRGGKGGPPGNKKAVRTGEHETIWWDTLDEDEQGLLADIDTDPVAQANETITLLTIRERRMLLRIQRLTAGLTESQKRTLQQLRTKKEAVPLHDERTGQTRTIINARDELVTTEIEETKYRAIEDILRIEEALTRVQDKKLKAIELKNKLIAVDEEKEARTAILQIELQQLQGGAGATQSWTDALKKIAERRKARVNSDE, encoded by the coding sequence GTGGCGAGAGCTCGTGATCCGAACAGGGATAAAGCCAAAGAGATCTGGCTCCAGCATGGTGGCCAGATCACAAATCGCCGAATAGCTGAGTTGCTTGGCGTCGATGAGAAGAAGGTAGCTGTCTGGAAACAACGTGATAAATGGAATGTTGTACAACAATCAGATTCGAATGTTGTACAACAAAAAAAGAAAGGTGCGCCGAAGGGTAACAAGAACGCCGTAGGCAACAAAGGCGGCGCCCCGAAGGGCAATCAGAATGCCAAGGGGAACCGTGGTGGCAAGGGCGGGCCGCCAGGTAACAAGAAGGCCGTTCGAACCGGTGAGCATGAGACGATTTGGTGGGATACGCTTGACGAGGACGAGCAGGGGCTGCTGGCCGACATCGACACGGATCCTGTCGCGCAGGCAAACGAGACGATTACGTTGCTGACGATTCGGGAGCGGCGCATGCTGCTACGTATACAGCGGCTCACGGCCGGGCTTACCGAAAGTCAGAAGCGAACATTGCAGCAACTGCGGACAAAGAAGGAAGCTGTTCCTCTACACGACGAGCGGACTGGTCAAACGAGAACGATCATCAACGCCCGGGATGAACTGGTTACGACCGAGATTGAGGAGACGAAATATCGGGCCATCGAAGACATTCTTCGCATTGAGGAAGCCCTGACACGAGTCCAAGATAAGAAATTGAAGGCTATTGAATTGAAGAACAAACTTATCGCAGTGGATGAGGAAAAGGAAGCTCGCACGGCCATCCTGCAGATCGAGTTGCAGCAACTCCAAGGTGGCGCCGGCGCGACACAAAGTTGGACAGATGCGCTTAAGAAGATCGCAGAGCGGCGCAAAGCTCGGGTGAACAGCGATGAATAG
- a CDS encoding AAA family ATPase yields the protein MPHNVVADLINLLDIYWDDPVAFSQDMLGFDPDDWQRAVMMDVAQHRLTSVRSGQGVGKTGVEATLAVWFLCCRPNARVVCTAPTKQQLNDVLWAEVAKWLETSMVKNLLKWTKTKVYMVGHEERWFATARTANKPENMQGFHEDHMLFIVDEASGVADSIMEAILGTLSGEDNKLLMCGNPTRTSGVFYDSHNRDRARFRTHKVDSRDSSRTSRENIQMLIDKYGAESDVVRVRVYGEFPKAEADAFIPLELAELAARSNVQPKDTVLHLGVDVARFGDDETVIAPRIGGKVFKLKAYNKQDTMVTAGWVISIGKRMLREHSQLRTVEIKVDDSGVGGGVTDRLKEVIREEGLQGWEVFPINNGSSSSRDGKEHYENLGTETWAILRDIMQESFSKHIQGKPDEIELPNDERLITQITQRKYRMTSKGKIALERKEDMKKRGLDSPDRADAVVLSFAPGRRSGVYFPGQRKR from the coding sequence CTGCCACATAACGTTGTCGCTGACCTGATCAATTTGCTGGACATATACTGGGACGATCCAGTGGCTTTCTCGCAGGATATGCTTGGATTTGATCCGGATGACTGGCAGCGGGCGGTCATGATGGACGTGGCTCAGCACCGGCTTACAAGCGTCCGATCCGGTCAGGGTGTTGGGAAGACAGGTGTGGAGGCGACGCTTGCTGTCTGGTTTTTGTGCTGCCGCCCAAATGCTCGCGTTGTTTGCACGGCACCGACCAAGCAGCAGCTGAATGACGTACTATGGGCTGAGGTGGCCAAGTGGCTCGAAACATCCATGGTGAAAAACCTGTTAAAATGGACAAAGACGAAGGTCTATATGGTGGGCCATGAAGAGAGATGGTTTGCTACGGCCAGGACGGCCAACAAACCAGAGAACATGCAGGGTTTTCACGAAGACCACATGCTTTTTATCGTTGACGAGGCATCGGGTGTCGCAGATTCGATTATGGAAGCGATCCTGGGTACACTGTCCGGTGAAGATAACAAATTATTGATGTGCGGGAACCCCACTCGAACGAGCGGGGTTTTTTATGATTCCCACAACCGCGATCGGGCCCGTTTCCGAACACACAAGGTGGACAGTCGAGACAGCAGCCGGACAAGCCGCGAAAACATCCAGATGTTGATCGACAAGTACGGCGCCGAAAGTGACGTCGTGCGTGTTCGGGTATATGGAGAGTTCCCCAAGGCCGAGGCGGATGCCTTCATCCCTTTGGAGTTGGCCGAACTGGCCGCGAGATCGAATGTGCAGCCTAAGGATACAGTGCTGCATCTAGGTGTTGACGTGGCACGTTTTGGTGATGACGAGACGGTGATCGCCCCGCGCATCGGTGGCAAGGTGTTCAAACTCAAAGCATACAACAAGCAGGACACCATGGTTACAGCCGGCTGGGTCATTTCGATCGGCAAGCGAATGTTGCGGGAGCACTCGCAGCTGCGCACGGTTGAGATTAAGGTTGATGACAGCGGTGTCGGCGGCGGGGTGACTGATCGATTGAAAGAGGTTATTCGGGAGGAAGGCTTGCAGGGCTGGGAAGTGTTCCCGATCAATAATGGATCTTCTTCGAGTCGGGACGGGAAAGAGCATTACGAGAACCTGGGAACGGAAACGTGGGCAATTCTCCGCGATATCATGCAGGAATCTTTTTCGAAGCACATTCAAGGGAAGCCTGATGAGATTGAGTTGCCGAACGACGAGCGCTTGATTACGCAAATAACGCAGCGGAAGTACCGCATGACATCGAAAGGCAAGATTGCGCTTGAACGAAAGGAAGATATGAAAAAACGCGGGCTGGATTCCCCGGATAGGGCGGATGCAGTCGTATTGTCGTTCGCGCCAGGCAGAAGATCCGGCGTATACTTCCCGGGACAACGAAAGAGGTGA